CATAGCTGGCAAGTAGAACCCCTAGGGGTGTACCTAACTCCGAAGCCCACATTCTTTAATGGGTCAGATTCTACATCTCAAGGTCTGCGGCCTTCTCCCTGATAGTTTAAAATGGGTTAAGCTAATATGATATTTTGAATGGTGTAATCAAAGCAATATCTATTCTATGGGGCCCTCTTCTGGCccgctttttttttctttttttggggggggagggggctgcactgcgaggcttgtgggatcttagtcccccaaccagggattgaacccgcactcTTGACAGTGAAAGttgagagtcctaaccactggaccaccagggaattccctctggtGTCTCTTAAGTCACTCCATGTAAGTGGCCACCCTCTCTGTCATAAGCTTGAATCTCTCCTAGCCCAAGCCCAGACTTCAGTGAGGGGTGCCTCCCCGGGCACAGAAGGCAGACTGGGGAAGCAGGTGTGGTCTGCACAAGCCCAGGTGGGCCTGGAGGCTGGCACTCCCATAGGCCATATTGGCAGCAATGCTGTAACCCTGATACCTATGCCATGAGTTCACCAAGCACCTTCACATCAGTGAGCAGCCTGAGGAGGGTTATGGGTTCTTCTTTACTAACAAGATGGATAATAATGTCcaaaggggcaggggcaggattAGAAGCAGAGCCCAGTTCTAAGAACCTGCCGAGTTCTAGCTCAGGACCCACTGCACAGAACCAGCAATGGAGACTGGCAAGGCAGAAACCTAAGCCACTTCTGGCAGTCTGTCCTTGGTGCTGCCTCGGAGCAGAGTGAAGTTGTGAGAAGTGGCCTTCAAGGTTCTGATGGAGCTTTGCCACTGAGCcctgtgtgacctgggacaagTGTTTTGCTCTCGTTGTGCTTCAGTTTTCCTGAGTACACTGTGACTGTAACACACTAGAGACTGCCCTTCCAGAGAGCATGTGTCATGAGAAATAGATCTGGGAACCCTCAGAGATGATGCAGCACTGCACCCCACTATCAAGGTGGGAGTACAGAGGCTCTGAACCCTCAGAGACCTGGCCAGGCTCACATAGCCAGGATGGGGTCCCAGCTCCTCAATTTTTTGGGCCCTGCCCTTGCCTCTGCTCCACGAGAAGGGCTGTATGAAGCTCTTCTCCATCTAACACATAACTCTCCTGGGTGTAGCTGGAGGAtaggaaataaaaactttattgtgTCAGTTCAAAAATCCCATGCCATCCAGTCCTCATGTCCTGTCTGTGCAGTGGGTGGGCTCCCCTGCACACCCTGGGGCTGGGTAGAGGTGGGGTCAGGCCCCGCTCACCTTCCCCTACCCCTGCTCAGGCCCCAGCCCACCCGAGTTACATCAGCAACGCCTGGCGCAGCATCTGCTTCTTCTGGGGTGTGAGGCGGGTGGGGAACTGGATGTCGAAGTAAATGAAGAGGTCCCCCTTCTTGGTGGGGTCTTCCGGCAGTGGCATCCCCTCCCCTGGCACCTTCTTGAAGTACTTGGGGCTGAGACAGGGGAGGATGAAAGAAGGGAACTCAGAGGGcaccagagccagacatctgcCCCTGCTCACATAACCTCAGGCATGCAGCAGTCACCAGCTTCTAGAACCAGTGGCAGGGGAGAGGAGACTGGCTTGTTCCAGACAGCTTGCTCCCTGGAAATCCATTTACACTGAGTCTCTGATGGAGGATTCCGGGAATCTCATTTAGATGGAAAACAGgacaaggagggaaggaaagtgaGCAGACCCTGGGTTGGAATGGGGAGTGCTCTGTTGCCAAGCTTCCCACACAGAGGACCTTGCTGGGGAAAGGGCTTGGGGGATGCAATTCAGAACTCTGGAAATTCTAGAGGATGAAGACAACAGGGATTTCCTAACACTGGGGGCCCCTAGCCTCCACAATGAGGCACtccatttgtcaaatgaatgcaGCCCACAGCTTGGCCAAAGTGGGGGCTGGATTTCAATCCCTCTCACTCCCTTGTGCTGGGTGCCACTAAGGACCAGGAAGCCCTTCTCCCATCTATTGGGGCCCAAGCGAACGGACTCACTGGATGATGTCATTGATGGGGATGTTGAGTAGACGGTCATCTAGGGTCTTCACCTCCACGGTGCAGCAGGTCAGAGCCTAGGGGACATGAAGGCCAAAAGTGGGAGTAGGGAAGGTCCCTACGTCCATTCTGTTTAGAAGGTACTTTATGAGGCTATCTGATGCCAGGCTCTAAGCTGGACCTCAAGGAGACAAAAGGATGTTCAAGGACTAACAGGTGAGTGAGCTGAGCAATTACCTGCCCTCAGGAGTTCACAGTCTGGGAGAAAAGAGTGACATTGGTGTGTGTTATGATAGAGGGAGGTAAAGGGGTTGGTGGAGCCCAGGTGATCTGCCCACCCTTGGCTCCTCCACTTTGCCCACTCACCTTGCCCAAGGGGATGGAGTTCACAAAAAAGAGGTTGTCATTCTCCCTGCGGAAGCGAGGGTGTAGCTTCTCTTTTACAATGAAGATGATGTCGGCTGGGATGATGTTGGGACCCTGGGCAGGGGAGGCCAAGGGGTGACAAGGACTACTtggctatgtgaccttggccaagttccTGTCTCTATTGTCTCCAAATCTTCATCTGAACAACAAGGAGATTAGACCAGTTTTTTCTGGAAGGGCCTTTCTATTTTGGCCTTAGAAAGAAACCTACCCCAACGGCTACACACACCCACTCCCCGCCCATCACCCTCCCCGTGCCATTACTCTGCAGCCCAAGTAGATGCAACCCAGCTGGAGGGCAGAATACTGGGTTGGGGTCAGAGTACTGCCTGCAAGACTGTCCTGCCAAGCTTCATTAAGTCCCAGAACTCTGTTGGAACTCCTGTGGGCACTCGGAATAGAGGAATCAGACTCGCCCCTACCCACCAGGGCTTCCAGTCTGGGTGAAACAGTGACACAGTGAATCCTCAAGACTGAGATAAAGGGAACCCAGAGGTGGGAGCTCAGAGAGAGGtcagggaaggctgcctggagagGGGAGCTTTAGAActgggtggattttttttttaatttaattttatttatttggctatgctgggtcttggttTTGTGACATgttgaatctagttccctgaccagggatggaacctgggccccctgcactgggaatgtgGAGTACTAGCCattagaccactagggaagtcctagagGTAGGTCTTGAAATGGGTTTTTGGAAGTAGGTGTTTCATAAGTGAGAAAGAGGCAAGAGATATGGAAAGAGGAATTCATTTCTCTGGCTCCAAAGATACcatcattccttttcttttcagaacTTGAGGAATCAGCATGCTTTGgacaataattttatatttttatttaaataagtatttaatttaaaattattatagacAAATGGCTTCTGAGTAGCTCCTACAATTGGGCTTTACTCAGAGAAACACACAAGAAAATCAGGAAGGGTACTTCCCTATGGTCCAGTGTCCAAgattccacattcccaatgcagggtccTGGCtttgattcttggtcagggaactagatcccacatgctgcaactaagacccagcacagccaaataagtaaataattttttgaaaagaaaatcagagcacTGATGTTAGGACTGGGATCTCCTTTCTGCTCTGGTGCTCTTGCCCTGGGCAAGTCCCTtctctctctgggcctgtttctcaCTCTACAAAATGAGGAGACGTCCTGGGTAACCCACTCACCGAGGCACTGTGGGAGGCTCTGCCCCTCAGAAGGGGCATTAGTGGTCAGCTCATCTCCCCTGCAGACTGGTCTCCCTTCCAGACCCGGGCTCCCAGGGGCCTCCTTCCTCCTCAGTCTTCCCATCACACAAACCCAGGTAAATGACCTTAGACAGCTTTCCCAACCCTCACCTGGTCCCCCTCCTTCTCGAAGGTGATACGTGTGCCCTGCCTCCATCCAGGCTTTACGTCGATAGTGAGGATCTTGTCTTTGATAGTAGAGGAGTACCCATCCTCGTTCAGCACCTGTAGCGAGATGATGGGGAAGGAGGTAGGCTCAGGATTTCCCAGCTGGCTTTTTACACATGTGAAAGATGCTCCATGGGATCTGTGCACAGCTCAGTCCTCCAGCAATGGGGAGGACCTGTCTGAGCCATCCCCACTCCCATCCTATTCCACTGGAATCAAGAACTTATGATTCCAGGATGGCAGGACATGTCATGGGGTTGGGGCCTGAGGTGCCAAGCAGTCCCCATGAGTTGATCAAGGTCAGAACTCCAGCCCTAGAAATTACATGGTCTTAGCGACTAACAGACACACGGTGAACATGCACTCGCTCTCCCACCCCAGAGGCTCTGACCTACAGCCTCTGGCATATCTTTTAATctcaaagggagaaaaacaatagagggCAACATATCTTGGCCTCTCCCAAAGCATCCCTCCGTCATCCATCTATTTCCCAGTCACATGCCCAGATGGGTGCCCTCCCTCCATGGAAAGCATGGCTGCAGCTGGCATCTCCTCTGCTGGGCAGAGGTGTGAGGGGTCTTGCTTGGGTGCCTAGCACAGGGCTGGACCAAGGGCCATGGCTAGGGTGGGGTCTGGGACCTGAGGCACTGAGGGTCTTCTTCAACCAGTCCCCGTGGGACATGTGCCCTGGCCCAGCCTCCATGCCCGCACGGCTCCTTCTTACTCCTGAGGCGAACACCCAGATGAAACCTGGAGGGGACCGTCAGGAAACACCCAGAGGGCAGAATTCACAGGAGACTCCTACCATCCAGAGCCTTCCCACTTCCCCCAGGGATGGGGCTGAGCTGAGAAGGGAAAGAGTTGGTCCCAGTTAGGAAAGCACACAGAGGATTCCTACAGGAGGAAAGAATCCGGCTGAAGCTCTCAACTGTCCCTTCCAAACCTCAGGTTTTAGAATTCGACCATCCTGGGACTCCAAatctaagattccatgcttctgTGAGACCACAGCTGAGGTCTCCACTGAGGATCAGGGAGGGGGTGACCAGTAGGGTTGGAGGGGATAGAAGATGGCTCCCAAGTACTCACCCTTCGGGAGATCTTAATTttcttggtgcagccaaaatatagGTCCTCCAGGGACAGGTAGAGGTCTCGTTCGATTGGAGGGTCCTGTTTCTTGACCCCTCGGCCCCGGAGTCCCCCAAATTTCATGTCTacctcatttccttctgcatCAAAAAACTCTGCAGGAGGTGGGGACAGGTGAGGCGTAAGAGAAATTGTGTCCAGAAACTCAGATTCACAGACTATCCCTCACCTCTTCAGTCCCCAAGTGTAATACCTAGCCTCCCATTCCCACCTCACAGACTCGAGGCCTGTTTGGCCAGGCCAATGTGCTGCCCT
This sequence is a window from Odocoileus virginianus isolate 20LAN1187 ecotype Illinois chromosome 10, Ovbor_1.2, whole genome shotgun sequence. Protein-coding genes within it:
- the DNAJB13 gene encoding dnaJ homolog subfamily B member 13, which translates into the protein MGQDYYSVLQITRNSEDAQIKNAYRKLALKNHPLRSIEPGAVETFRQIAEAYDVLSDPVKRGIYDKFGEEGLKGGIPLEFGSQTPWTTGYVFHGNPEKVFHEFFGGDNPFNEFFDAEGNEVDMKFGGLRGRGVKKQDPPIERDLYLSLEDLYFGCTKKIKISRRVLNEDGYSSTIKDKILTIDVKPGWRQGTRITFEKEGDQGPNIIPADIIFIVKEKLHPRFRRENDNLFFVNSIPLGKALTCCTVEVKTLDDRLLNIPINDIIHPKYFKKVPGEGMPLPEDPTKKGDLFIYFDIQFPTRLTPQKKQMLRQALLM